TCTTTATGTGTTCTAAGACAGCTAAAAAATATGTCTAACTTTGCAACATCATTATCAAATGCACTCCGATATAGAGGATCGATTCGTAGTGGAGAAAGCATTGGGGTAAGAAATTTTAAAGCCCTTTTGGCATTACTTAAAACACAGAAAGGAAGAATCTCATTTTCGATATTTTTGTCTTCTTTACTTCCAGTCATTATGAGTTCATTTTGGTGTTTTACTACTTCATTCATTAATGCAAAAAAGTAAACAACTTGTTGGGTTTTTAAAACAGACGGGTGGGTTTCTTTCTGTATATACTCAAGAAAAGCTTCCTCGTTTGGAAAATGTACTATTTGAGCAGCAAATTGATTCAAAGCAATTAAGGCATTTTGAAACTCTTGAATCGATGCAAAGAATACCAGTTCCTTCATAATAATGTCTATTTCTTCATTTAATGGAACTTCCTCTCTTTGAGAACCTTCTATGGCCTTGATTAAGTTAATCACACTATCTCGTGTGAGGTCTTTTTTAGGATTTATCTTAAATCCTTCAATCCTACTCGCCTCTTTTTTATCTTGCATTAATGACAACCCTTAAATTTAACTGAACAAAAAGTGGGTATTATAAAAATAAAATGGTAGAACTCCAGACAATTATCGAATTGTTCAATGATCATATTTGGATAACGACCACTATAAGCATGCGTTCAGGGACCTAAGGGGAATGTCTATGTACTTTTTCAATCTAGACAAAAACTCCCTAAGTCTGATATATGTATGGATACCCCAAAATCAAGGAAGAACATGAACAAGATCATTCGTAAAGTTTTAATTTCTATCTCAGCAGGTACAATATTATTACTTGGTTTATCCACTTCAGGGTTTGCTCAGTGCAAAGGTAATGCCGAATCATTTGAATCGGGCACGGCGAAACATGAGAAATGGCAATCAATAGGCAATAGTTACAGCAAATCCACCCGACAAGCTGTCTTGTTTAAAGAAATGAAAGGAGGAATTGCCAAACTTCCTGCAGGCCACAACCATCCACCACATTTTTACAAACATAAATTGCTTGTTGTCATTATGGAAGGAACCCTTCACCTTCATATTAATGGTAAAACAACAACCTATAGCAAAGGAGAATATTTCATTCTACCTGCTTACACTTGCGTTAGCAGTCATTCTAAAAATGGCGCAACAATAGTTATGGTTGGAGCAAAACCCGGAGATAGTTATCCAGTTAATTCAAAAAACTAGCCTCGTGATTTGAGTCATTTGCCCTGATATATCAGCAATGGGGGCAGACGCGATTAATTGAGATTCCCCCTTGATCAGGGGGAACAATTCAGCAATCGTAGGTTGGTCCTGAACCTACCTAAGATTGCTAAGCTGAAAATTGAATTTAATTCCTTATCTAAATGTCTTGGTGATATAATCATCAATATGGCTAAGTTATATAAATTTATAGATTGGAATAAGTCTTATGTTTTTAATTAGTTATAAAAATTTAAAAAATATCAAGATAAGAGAAAATTTTGAGTCAGATACCACCCTTGATAAGGAACTAATAGAAGAATTACTTAAAATAAGATCTACAAATTTAGAACGATTTAATATGTTGGTCAAATCAAAAAGGACAGCTGTATTCAGTGATATAAACGATTTAAAAAAAGATGCAGAATATTTTGCAATTTTTAAGTCTTATGAGGCTAATTTAATAAATACCACCTATCTAAACCAACAATTTTGTCTTAATCTTGCAAAAGCCTGGCCTACTGTTAAAGACATATTCACGCAACTCGAAATAAGAAAAATTGCATTATCATGCATGAGCCAAGACCCTCTCCAACGTGAAATAATTATCAAATTAGTTAGTAGTGATCGACGATTTAAATCACTAGAACATTTTAATTATGAAGTTGCATTTAGGTTAAATGCAGTCAAACTCATGAACAATCAGAAATTTCATTCGCTTGATGGTAATTATCAATATCCTACAGCTGAAGCTAATTATCTACAACTCAATAAAAACTATTGGATCCAAGCAAATAACAAATTAGGACTTTTTAAAGTAAAAGAAGAAGTATTACCCTCTGAAGCAATAGATTCCATTTTTGATGATACAACAAAAATAGTTCTTGAATGCCATAGCATGATGATGTGTATCCAGTATAAAGCATTATTAGATACTATCGGCGCAAAAAATTTTAATCTCCTTTTTAAAAGCCACCCGCTTATAATCGCGGATGGTCTTTTAATTGGGGATCATAAACAGGAGATGTTAGAAATCTTTCCTCACTCTCCTGTCTTAAAAAAAGAAGATTATATCCCTGGCGATTGGTTGTATCTTTCCAATTTTCAAGAATACAGTCATGCAAGCCTGTATGATTATTCGAAAGATGGTAATGGCCTCCACACAATGTTTATGGGAAATGAGAAATATCGGGGTTTTGGCTCTCCGTTAATGACAGAAAAGGAAGCTGAGTTTCATTTTTTGGAAATTTATAACGAGGATTTTTGTGCATTTCCTATTGAATTAACACCTGAAAATATCGATATGAGGACCATGGGGCTGGAATCTTGCGAAGAAGAACTTCAAATAGGTAAAAAAGTAATAATATATGGACATATAAATTGTCCTCTACAAGAATGGCAACATGTTGAGTGTATTTATAACGGAAATGGAAGATTCGAGTGTAGTAAATTAGAAATGAAAAGCGCAACGGAAGAAGAGATTATATTAGCTTTATTAAAAAAATATAATTCATTACTTCCTAAAAAGAAAACCGAGGAGGATTTAAAAGATCTAAACATGTTTAGGGGAGCGCACTATGTTAAAAGCATTAACTTTGCCGGCGAACGATTCAACTTCCTCTTTGAACCCGCTCTAAGCTTTAAATTTTTCGATAAAAATAAATCTTTCGAGACCGGTCTGAGCCAGAATATGAGTGATCTTTCTTTTAATTAGAATCTGTGTCCCCTTTTATTTTACCTAGCGCCCCGCACTTTGGCTATGCAGCCTGAGGCGGTTGTAAGCTGCATTCAAATTGCTCTATTCGCTTGATACATTCTTGTTTTGCATTATTGCATAGGGGATTAAAATTAGGTCCTGACTTCTCATTAAAAAAAAGTGGCGTTTTACTGTTTTGTGCTGAGTTACACATACCAATGACTCGATTAAATATATTCTCAATTGCGAAGGTAATTCCGTCTTTGTCAAACTCACAATGTTGGAGATCAGAAATAAAATCCGATAACTCAAATTGTAACCCATCGATTACATCGATATAAGTATAAGAAGATAGAAGCAACATATAATCAATCAGTTCATGATCCTTATATATTTTATTGTGGAGTCTGATATCGATACTTTTTACCTTATCAGCATCTAAAGCGTTTTTATCGATGACGAAATGCACTACATTATTTTCTATTCTACGATATACAATCCACTCATTATCCTTATTTATTAGCGCAACAGTATTTTTA
The DNA window shown above is from Legionella sp. PC997 and carries:
- a CDS encoding AraC family ligand binding domain-containing protein; its protein translation is MNKIIRKVLISISAGTILLLGLSTSGFAQCKGNAESFESGTAKHEKWQSIGNSYSKSTRQAVLFKEMKGGIAKLPAGHNHPPHFYKHKLLVVIMEGTLHLHINGKTTTYSKGEYFILPAYTCVSSHSKNGATIVMVGAKPGDSYPVNSKN
- a CDS encoding transglutaminase; protein product: MFLISYKNLKNIKIRENFESDTTLDKELIEELLKIRSTNLERFNMLVKSKRTAVFSDINDLKKDAEYFAIFKSYEANLINTTYLNQQFCLNLAKAWPTVKDIFTQLEIRKIALSCMSQDPLQREIIIKLVSSDRRFKSLEHFNYEVAFRLNAVKLMNNQKFHSLDGNYQYPTAEANYLQLNKNYWIQANNKLGLFKVKEEVLPSEAIDSIFDDTTKIVLECHSMMMCIQYKALLDTIGAKNFNLLFKSHPLIIADGLLIGDHKQEMLEIFPHSPVLKKEDYIPGDWLYLSNFQEYSHASLYDYSKDGNGLHTMFMGNEKYRGFGSPLMTEKEAEFHFLEIYNEDFCAFPIELTPENIDMRTMGLESCEEELQIGKKVIIYGHINCPLQEWQHVECIYNGNGRFECSKLEMKSATEEEIILALLKKYNSLLPKKKTEEDLKDLNMFRGAHYVKSINFAGERFNFLFEPALSFKFFDKNKSFETGLSQNMSDLSFN